Sequence from the Thermocoleostomius sinensis A174 genome:
AATCTACTGATGGGTCCGGCGGCAGACCCCGGTGCGGCAGATGTATTCATTGCCTTTACTCGCTATTCTCAGGGACCATTACCCGAAGATTTGTTAGAACAGTTACCCTGTCCAGCTATCTTGCTGTGGGGGACGGCTGATCCGTGGGAGCCGATCGCTTTAGGACAAGAATTGGCGAAGTTTGCAGCAGTACAACAATTTATTCCCCTCGAGGGAGTTGGGCATTGTCCTCAAGATGAGGCTCCAGAATTAGTCAATCCCATCTTACAAGATTGGGTGTTACAACAAGCACAATTGACAAGATAAATCAGAATCAATCAGAGCAATCCTTTATTCTTCTACCGTTGAGAATGTAGCAAGAATTTGGGTTCTCAATCGTGTTTTTCAATGTAATTGACGATACATTTTGATAATTTTTCAAATGTTTTTACGATTGGCTAAAAGCCCATCACCACAAAGATTTAATGCCTAGTCAAAACAAGATAGACGAGCATTTTTTTCAATGATTATGTGCACTCTAAACTACTCTTAATCAGCAGAGTGTATATCTTGAATTGTGTACCGTTGACAGTATGTCTTCGATCGAAATCGAGTGTGTTGCGTTAGCTGAAATTGACTGGGGCAGTTGCCGGCAATGAGGTTTAATTTCAGTCCCGATTGTTGAAGTCCTCTCATTTTTATAACTACTATGCAACCTTTCGAGCACCGCACCAAAATTGTTGCCACGATCGGGCCGGCGAGTCGATCGCCAAGTGTGTTTAAGCAAATGGTTCAAGCTGGGGTCAATGTTGCTCGGTTAAACTTCTCGCACGGCAGCTATGATGACCATGCCAGTACGATCGCGATGATTCGCAGCGTTTCCGCAGAACTGGATATGCCAGTTACAATTTTGCAAGACCTGCAAGGGCCCAAAATTCGCGTTGGAGAGATGCCAGAAGGCGGCCTGGAACTGGTGGAAAATGGGTTTTTAACGCTCGTTCCCGTTTCAGACTTTGATCACCAGCCTGATACCGTCTCGATCGATTATCCGTTTTTGGCCGAAGAGGCCATACCAGGCACCCAGGTTCTGCTGGATGATGGTCTGCTGGAATTGGTGGTCAAAGATATTCAAGGCCATGCTGTTTGTTGTCAGGTGATTAAAGGCGGACGGCTCAAAAGCCATAAGGGTGTTAATTTACCAAGCTTAAATCTGCGGTTGCCTTCTATGACCGAGAAAGATCAACAGGATCTAGCGTTTGGTTTGTCTCAAGGCGTAGACTGGATTTCCCTCAGCTTTGTGCGTCGTGGTGAGGATATTCGCACCTTGCGCGCTTTACTGGCAGAGCATGGTAAGTCTAACATCCCAGTTTTGGCAAAGATTGAAAAGCCACAGGCGATCGAGAATTTAGAGGAGATTTTGTCAGAATGTGATGGCATGATGGTGGCTCGAGGTGACTTGGGAGTTGAGCTACCACCGGAAAAAGTACCGATGTTGCAAAAACACATTATTCGTCGCTGCAACCAAGTTGGTATTCCGGTGATTACAGCGACGCAAATGCTAGAGAGCATGATCCAAAATCCTCGCCCTACTCGAGCAGAAGCCAGCGATGTAGCCAATGCGATTGTTGATGGAACTGATGCCGTGATGCTATCGGGTGAATCGGCGGTTGGAGCCTATCCCATTCAAGCTGTTGCAATTATGGCGCGCATTGCGGCTGAGGTAGAAAAAGGCATTCAATTTGACAATAATCCTCCTGCTAAAACCGATGAGACTCATGCCCTCAGTGAAGCCTTAAATGCGATCGATCACATTTTAGATCTACGCTATATTGTGGCGTTTACCAGCACAGGTTACACAGCCCGATTAGCCGCAGCAGAACGGCCAAATGCACCCGTTATTGCTATCACACCCAATCTCAGCGTGTACCATCGATTGAATCTAGGTTGGGGAATTAAACCCATTCTGATTGAAGAAGAAGTGGATACCTTCGAGGAGGTAATTCAGCAAACCGAGCGCTGTTTACTAGAACGATATTTAGCTGCGCCGGGCGATCGAATTTTAATCATGGGAGGAATCCCCATGAAAACAGCGGGGGGAACCAACTTTCTCAAAATTCATACCATTGGCGATGAACGATAGCGTTCAGGGACGCACTACAACGGGCGTACCCATTTGTACAATTTCAAACAGTGCTTGAATATCCTGGTCATACATGCGGATACAACCGTGGGAGGCCGCCTGTCCAACTGTTTCCGCATCGGGCGTGCCGTGAAAGCCAATGTAGTTTGTGCCATCTGTCCAAAAACCAATCCAGCGCGAACCCAACGGATTGCCCGCACCTGGCGGAACTAATTCACCCGTGAAGGGATGTTCCCACGTAGGATTACTCAGCATCTGAATGACCTCGAATTCGCCAGTGGGTGTTTCCCAGCCGCTGCGCCCGATCGCTATTGGATAGCTGGTGATAACTTGCTCTCGGTCATATACATATACCCGGCGCTCGCTTAACCGAATCACCAATTGAATTGCCCGTTCATTAGGGGTGGGTAGGAAAGGCTCTGGCTCGCCCAACGGAGGCAATGCAGGAATGGTTACAGCCACTGTAGACGATCTTGTAGCTGGATTTGCTTGGGCAGGTGCTGCTTGAAATACTTGGAATAACGGTAGCCCAACCACAAACAACGCCGCAAGTGCTGCATCCGATCGCCAATTGAAAGCCCAACCCTGGTTTGTCATGCTGTCACACCTTTTCACCAACTCAAGCATTCTCACCAAAGCCCTATCACGAATGCAAGTCTTTTTACCACAAGCCTTGTTACTAACTTAAGCAATTTACTACTTAAACAGGTGCGATAACGCTAAAGAAAAATTAGCGAATTGTGTAGATAGTGTGAACGCCGCCGCCAAACTACACAGTAACCCCACCTCAACTCCCGACTTCCGACTTCCAACTCCCTATTAGATAGAGTGTAGAATGAATCGCTGTAGCCAAGTTACACCGTGAGAGCACGGTAAAAACTCTATCTTTAGACTTTACTTTTAGTACCTTTACGGACATGGGGTGCGATCGAGCGAATTAGGATGAGAAGGCTGTGATTTCTAGTTTTAAGAAATCTTGGTCAAACTCTGACAATACAAGGGATTCGTACACAATGTCTTTGCAACATAAACTTCTGGCAAGCACAACCTTGTTAGCTGTGTTTGGCGTTGGATGTGCTCACTCGGCGAGTGCGTCCCCGCTTCCAACTGAAAGCGACCAATTTTTTAGCCAAGTTACATCAGTAAGCAACACCGCCAACACAACCAATACAATTGATATAACCACGCGAATGGCGGGAAGAGTTATCAGCGTATTTGGTGAAGAATATGTGCGTGTGCGCTTAGATAATGGTGAAACTCGCCTAGTACCAATCCGCAATGATGCCTTTGCCACCCGGCGCATTATTCCCGGCTCTAGCGTAATTGTCACGATGCGGGGAAATCGGATTGTGAATGTTGCACGAGCCTCAGAAGCAGACTTAATTGCCCTAGAAGAAGAACAACGTAGACAGGAAACGGCTGTGCGACCCACAACGCCTGAAACGATCGTGCAAACTGAACGAATTGAGCAGGAACAAGTGGTTGAACAACCGGTGATTGAGCAACGTCGCCCTGTATTCACGCAACAACCCCAAGTAACACCTGCACCGCAGCCTGTACGCCCTGTGCGCGCTATGTGGTAATCCCAATGTCTGGAATCTGAATACAAGTACCTGGGGTCACTCTCACTCGGATGACGAACATGACTTGACTTGACGCCGTTGCCTATCTGCGGCCAACGGTAGTGAAGTGACTTGGGGGTGTCGTTGCGTACCAGCCTCTGCCCTGATTTGGGTGGGGGCAATCAGCCGATCGTCCCTACCCAGTCCTTTAATTTGCTTGACTTAATTTGCTTCACTACGATCGAAGGCTAACGAAACCTGACTGCCGCCAATGTCGCGCATCGTCTTGAGTACTTGACTTACTTGGCTAAATCTCAGCCCCCGATCGGCTTTTAACAGCACCATTCCTTGTGGATTTTCGGAAAGAAACTGTTGTATCTGTTGGGTGAGTTGTGTAGTCGTCACAGGCTGATTGTTGATTAGAATTTCGTTCTCGGCATTGAGACCCACTACCAACGTGACTGTGGCTTCGGTTTCTTCTGCCGGAACGCCTCCCGCTCCATCGGTTTCAGGTAAACGGACATTCGCTAATTGCTGTCCCCGTAAAGTCATCGAAACAATGATAAAAAATGTCAGAACGGTCATTAGCACGTCCATCATCGGCACCAAATTGACTTCTGGCAAATCAGATCCTTGCTGACGATGTTTGAAGCGCATGTCGTGTGTTCCTTCTTCTAGCGGAATTACAAGCTTAATGGTTCACTTATTCATCGATCGCCAACGATACACGATTACCACCAATATCCTTCATGACTCCTAGCTGTTGAACAACTTGCTCATAGGGAACGTTTGGATCGGCTTGCAGGACAACAATACCAGTTCTATAAGTTTCTAAATAGCGTTGCATTGCCTGGGTAAGCTGAGCATTGGTAACAGGCTGATCCTCGAGTGCAATTCCCTGCAATGTCAATGTCACTACAAGCGGATCGGGCGTGTCAGTGGGGGGTGGCGTGGCGGCATCCGGAGCACCAGGTAGCTGTACCTCCACACCTTGTTGCGTTGTTAGCATCATTGTCACCATGACAAAAAACGCCAGGATTCCCATCATCACATTTAGCATGGGAATCAAGTTAATTTCAGGCAGTGCAGCCTGTTGTGGACGCTGTTTAAATCGCATTGGATTAAACTGAAAGTTACCCTATGAACGAGTAGCGGGTTCGGGAGTGATATGTCCATCGGATTCAACCAGGGCGGGTTCGTACCAAACCTGCCGATAGATCAGTTCTAGCTCGGTTCCCACATCTGAAAAATAATCCATCTGTCGTGCTTGCAGCGTTACCAGCAGCCGAAACACTAGCAGCGCTAGGATAGCGACAATCATCCCAGCAGCCGTGGTAATCAACGCTTCCCCAATGCCAGCAGCGGCTCGGCTAGCTTGCTCGGTGGTGCCACCGCCACCAATATTGAGGTTACCAAAGGTTGCAATCAATCCGGTGACAGTTCCCAGCAACCCCAACAGCGGAGACACCGCCACCGTCGTTTCCAGCAGTTTGTCGCCTTTGCGCATCTGCACAAATTCCCGATCGCCAGCCGCTTCCATTGCGAGGCGAAAGGTTTCGGGGGTGGGCTGCTTTAACTTCAGCGGGGCCAGCAGAAATCGCCCAATTGGCAAATGTTGAGCCTGTTCTGCGATCGTCCTAGCGTCATCCAGGTTGTAGCGTGCGGCTTCTAATACATCATGGACAATCCGATCTTCTTGGCTCAGCAATTGAAACCAAAACCAAGCTCGTTCCAAGGCACAAGCGACGGTAGCAACCGAGAATCCCACGATTGGGATCATCACCGGGCCACCTTTGACAACCAAATCCAGCAGGTTTGACATATCAGCTAGAAAGAAATAGAGCGAGATGAAACTAGGGCAATTCAGACAGGTAATACCAATTCTCTATCAGCTTGCACAGTCTACCGACCCGTCCCAACCTCCCCTGGTTGGTGGGAGGAGCTGTGGGCGATGATATGAAGAGTTGGTATAACCTCAGTTTCTAATAGAACCGTTGCTTTTGCCAGAATAACCAGTTGTCTCTAGGAACTGGTTAAGATGTGACGATCGACAGATCAACAGCAGGTTAAGGTTTCGGCGCAAGGGCGAAGTCTAAACTATGAGGATTCAAACGCACGAAGAGAATCTGTGCAGTATTTTGTGTCAGGGGCAAAGTTCTTTGGGATAAGAAAGGGAGCCATGCCTACCAGGTCGCCCCCATGTCTGGTTTTTATCTGTTACACTCCACAGACCTGTTGCAGGGTAGTTGTGAATTCGGGATAGGAAATGGCGGCCGCTTCGGCTCGGTGGATTGTTGTCGTTCCGGTTGCCACCAAAGCGGCAATCGCCAAGCTCATGGCCACCCGATGATCGGTATAGCTGTCAACCTCTGTGCCTGTTAAAGCCGTCCCTCCTGTGATGTCTAGCCCGTCTGGGTGTTCGGTGATGTTGGCTCCCATACGATTTAGTTGTGCTGCCATCACCGCCAGTCGATCGCTCTCTTTCACCCGCAACTCGGCCGCATCGCGGATCACAGTTGTACCCTTGGCCATTGCTGCCGCCACTGCCAGAATGGGGATTTCATCAATCAAGCGTGGAATCAGGTCTCCCGCAATGGTACAAGCTTTCAGTGCACTCGATCGCACACGCAAATCTGCTACAGGTTCGCCCGCCACTTCCCGGCAGTTCTCTTGCGTAATATCTGCTTCCATCGCCAGCAGCGCCTCTAAAATTCCGATCCGAGTCGGATTCACACCCACATTTTCAATCACGAGTTCTGAGCCGGGCACGATCGCCCCTGCAACTAGCCAAAATGCGGCTGAACTGATGTCACCGGGCACAATCACAGTCTGTCCTTGTAACTGTGCTGGGCCAACGACGGTAGCGCTATGAGTTTCTGGATCAACTAGCACCTCCGCCCCAAAGGCTTTCAACATCCGTTCACTGTGATCGCGTGATAGAGCAGGTTCAGTGACCGTTGTGTTGCCCTCGGCTGTTAAGCCCGCTAGAAGAAGACACGACTTCACTTGAGCCGAGGCGATCGGCGACTGATAATGAATAGGCTGCAAAATTCGTCCTTGCACAGCCAGTGGCGCAAACCCCCCGTGGCGATGCCAAATTTGTGCACCCATTTGCTGAAGCGGCTGAATGACTCGCTTCATCGGGCGCGATCGCAGTGAGTCGTCTCCGGTGACGGTAAAGAAACAAGCGGGCTGCGAAGACAATAAGCCCAGCATTAACCGCATCGTAGTGCCAGAGTTGCCTGCATCCAGCACGGCGATCGGCTCTTGCAAGCGTCCTAGCCCAACGCCTTGTACTGTAACGAGGTCCGAATTTAGTTCTGAAATGGTAGCCCCCATTGCCCGAAAACAAGCCGCTGTACTGCGCGGATCTTCGCCCAACAGCAGCCCCTGAATGCGTGTTTCGCCTTGGGCGATTGCTCCTAACATGAGCGCGCGATGAGAAATAGATTTATCTCCTGGAACCTGTAAGCGCCCATGCAAACCTCCTGGGGTGGGTGCAGAAATTGTCAGGGAATCATGGGTTTCAGTGCGATTCAGGATGATGGTTGCGGTTGGCATCGAGGTAGACTGGCATAGTGCAATAGTTTAATAGTGCAGCATCATAGGGCTATGTGAATACCACTCAATCCAACATCTCACTCAATTCAATATCACAGGGTGCTAGTCATTCTAGTCGTCTGCTTTTTCCAGTTCCGCTTGTATAACTAAATTCGCGTCTTAACAAATTTGTCAGCAAAGTTTTACCGACTGATTTTCATTCACCTAATTCAATTTCAATCATTCGATCGATTCTCACTATTCGCCATCACATACTTCGTAGTGTTAATGCACCATGCTGACCCAACATCGTAAGCCCATTTGTCTTTCCTTCATGTCCTACGACTTACCGCTTTGGTCAGTGGTGGAAACCGACGCCACCCTCTATCAAAAAGATCTTGAGAAGTTTCACGTACTGCTTACCGAACCCCTGATTCAAGATGTCTCGCAAGACTCCTCGATCGCTTCAGAGCACGACCTCTTAACCAGACCTTTACCAAGCGCCACCCCTAGACTGCTGTGGCTAGAAATTTCTCCCTATCGCGTCATTATGACTATGCAAGGTAATGGTAAATTTAGCTACCGGCATTTTTGGGAGCAAGGAGTCTATGGCATCAGCCGATACTGGCTACAAACCGAAACTCTGACGGGCAGTTATCAGATGCGGTTGCGTAATTTTACTCGGCACTTAGCCTTGGAAAGCAATCCGTTGCCGCACCAACCGTTACCACACCAACTGCGCGTTGAATATGAACTGTGGACAGAGCAATTACAAATTGGGCACTACGTGCTGAATTTAGAGATTCTGCACTAGATTTTGCACCAGACGACCTGGAGTGCATCGGTTGCTCTCTACTCTCAATCTCTCTCTCCTGTTTTCCCCATAGTAGGAATTACGGGTAAAGGTTTCTTTCCCCAAAGTTTATTTTCAAGAAAATGTGCGATTCACTTCACAAGGCTTGACAATTAGAGATAGGCTAGAAACCTAGTTACCCATCGAATTTACAATTCGACATAATCACGCGGCTATGTCAGAGTCTACAACTCCCTCTTCTGAATCTTCCGCCGATCGAACTGCAAAAACGCGGCAACTACTGGGCATGAAAGGGGCGCAACCTGGAGAAACCAATCTCTGGAAGATTCGCTTGCAGTTGATGAAACCCATTACCTGGATCCCTTTAATCTGGGGGGTCGTCTGTGGAGCGGCGTCATCTGGCCAGTACACGTGGTCGCTCGAGCATGTGTTGATTGCGGCAGCGTGTATGCTGCTTTCAGGGCCCTTGTTGGCAGGCTATACCCAAACCATCAACGACTTTTACGATCGTGATATTGATGCCATCAATGAACCCTATCGCCCCATTCCATCCGGAGCAATTTCCATTCCGCAGGTGGTGACGCAGATTACGGTGCTGCTAGCAGGCGGCATTGCCCTAGCTTATGTCCTAGACTTATGGGCTGGTCATTCTTTCCCCACGATTACCGTGCTGGCGATCGGTGGGTCGTTTCTGTCCTATATCTATTCGGCTCCACCGCTGAAGTTGAAGAAAAACGGCTGGCTGGGCAATTATGCCTTAGGAGCAAGTTATATTGCGCTGCCGTGGTGGGCAGGTCATGCACTGTTCGGCGACCTTAATTGGAAAATTGTGGTGTTGACCTTGTTCTATAGTCTGGCGGGGCTGGGAATTGCCGTTGTCAATGACTTTAAAAGTGTGGAGGGCGATCGGCAACTGGGTCTAAAATCTCTGCCGGTGATGTTTGGTGTGAGCACGGCTGCTTGGATTTGTGTTCTCATGATTGATGTGTTTCAACTTGGAGTAGCTGGCTATTTGATGGCTATTCAGCAGAATCTCTATGCCGTGCTGCTGATTTTGTTAGTGATTCCTCAAATTACGTTTCAAGATATGTATTTTCTGCGTGACCCGCTTCAGAACGATGTCAAGTATCAAGCCAGCGCTCAGCCGTTTTTGGTATTGGGAATGTTAGTCACGGCGTTGGCGCTCGGACATGCCTTGGTGTAGCCTGAATCACCACCTTGTCACCAGACGCTTGTCATCAAACTCTGATCCCCGGTGCTTGTGCTTTGCTCAAAAAAGGTCTACTTTTAGATGAAGTTAAATTAAAGCTCCATTCAATGCTGGATTTATAGTGTCCAATTTTGCCTACCACATCCAATCAGCTAGGGAACAAGAGCGGGAATTAGCCGAATTTATTGCCTCTTCGACGGGTTGGAGAAGCTTTTGGGTGAGGTTGGGCAAATGGATGCGTGGGAATTTGACCTGTGGTGGTTTGTGAGGACTTAAGGTGACAGATTTTCTAACTAGGCTCAAGTCTTTGTCGAATCGAAACAGAAAGCAGCAGTCCAGCCAGTCTGCCTCGATGATGGGATCGCGATCGGAACCCATTTCTTCGCTTGGTTCTGGTTCTCCAAATGGCAACCAATCCCCTCTTTCCGATCCGGTTTCTCCCCCATCTTTTGTGAATCAGGCAAAACATTTTATGACGAAACTTCAACCAAGCCGGACTGCGGATTCGACCTCGAATGCCCACCTCTCAGATTTAACACCACAGGACACGACTGGTTCCGGACGATCGGAGCGCCCCCCCCGTCCTCTTTATCAACACTGGTGGGCTTGGGGACTTGCAGGCGTTGGGTTTGGACTGGGCGGCGTTGTCCTTGCGGCTCAGACCACCATCAGTTCGATTCGTAATGACTTGCCAGATACCGCTGATACACTAAACTATGTCCGCACTGGGTCGCTCACTATCAAAGCAGCAGATGGAACGATTTTGCAGCAAACGGGCCCAGCTACCCGTAATAAAATTACCCTCAGCGAGATGCCAGAACGCTTGCCTCAAGCCTTTCTTG
This genomic interval carries:
- a CDS encoding ExbD/TolR family protein; the encoded protein is MRFKQRPQQAALPEINLIPMLNVMMGILAFFVMVTMMLTTQQGVEVQLPGAPDAATPPPTDTPDPLVVTLTLQGIALEDQPVTNAQLTQAMQRYLETYRTGIVVLQADPNVPYEQVVQQLGVMKDIGGNRVSLAIDE
- a CDS encoding L,D-transpeptidase, whose translation is MTNQGWAFNWRSDAALAALFVVGLPLFQVFQAAPAQANPATRSSTVAVTIPALPPLGEPEPFLPTPNERAIQLVIRLSERRVYVYDREQVITSYPIAIGRSGWETPTGEFEVIQMLSNPTWEHPFTGELVPPGAGNPLGSRWIGFWTDGTNYIGFHGTPDAETVGQAASHGCIRMYDQDIQALFEIVQMGTPVVVRP
- the aroA gene encoding 3-phosphoshikimate 1-carboxyvinyltransferase — protein: MPTATIILNRTETHDSLTISAPTPGGLHGRLQVPGDKSISHRALMLGAIAQGETRIQGLLLGEDPRSTAACFRAMGATISELNSDLVTVQGVGLGRLQEPIAVLDAGNSGTTMRLMLGLLSSQPACFFTVTGDDSLRSRPMKRVIQPLQQMGAQIWHRHGGFAPLAVQGRILQPIHYQSPIASAQVKSCLLLAGLTAEGNTTVTEPALSRDHSERMLKAFGAEVLVDPETHSATVVGPAQLQGQTVIVPGDISSAAFWLVAGAIVPGSELVIENVGVNPTRIGILEALLAMEADITQENCREVAGEPVADLRVRSSALKACTIAGDLIPRLIDEIPILAVAAAMAKGTTVIRDAAELRVKESDRLAVMAAQLNRMGANITEHPDGLDITGGTALTGTEVDSYTDHRVAMSLAIAALVATGTTTIHRAEAAAISYPEFTTTLQQVCGV
- a CDS encoding MotA/TolQ/ExbB proton channel family protein translates to MSNLLDLVVKGGPVMIPIVGFSVATVACALERAWFWFQLLSQEDRIVHDVLEAARYNLDDARTIAEQAQHLPIGRFLLAPLKLKQPTPETFRLAMEAAGDREFVQMRKGDKLLETTVAVSPLLGLLGTVTGLIATFGNLNIGGGGTTEQASRAAAGIGEALITTAAGMIVAILALLVFRLLVTLQARQMDYFSDVGTELELIYRQVWYEPALVESDGHITPEPATRS
- a CDS encoding ExbD/TolR family protein, which gives rise to MRFKHRQQGSDLPEVNLVPMMDVLMTVLTFFIIVSMTLRGQQLANVRLPETDGAGGVPAEETEATVTLVVGLNAENEILINNQPVTTTQLTQQIQQFLSENPQGMVLLKADRGLRFSQVSQVLKTMRDIGGSQVSLAFDRSEAN
- the pyk gene encoding pyruvate kinase; protein product: MQPFEHRTKIVATIGPASRSPSVFKQMVQAGVNVARLNFSHGSYDDHASTIAMIRSVSAELDMPVTILQDLQGPKIRVGEMPEGGLELVENGFLTLVPVSDFDHQPDTVSIDYPFLAEEAIPGTQVLLDDGLLELVVKDIQGHAVCCQVIKGGRLKSHKGVNLPSLNLRLPSMTEKDQQDLAFGLSQGVDWISLSFVRRGEDIRTLRALLAEHGKSNIPVLAKIEKPQAIENLEEILSECDGMMVARGDLGVELPPEKVPMLQKHIIRRCNQVGIPVITATQMLESMIQNPRPTRAEASDVANAIVDGTDAVMLSGESAVGAYPIQAVAIMARIAAEVEKGIQFDNNPPAKTDETHALSEALNAIDHILDLRYIVAFTSTGYTARLAAAERPNAPVIAITPNLSVYHRLNLGWGIKPILIEEEVDTFEEVIQQTERCLLERYLAAPGDRILIMGGIPMKTAGGTNFLKIHTIGDER
- the chlG gene encoding chlorophyll synthase ChlG, yielding MSESTTPSSESSADRTAKTRQLLGMKGAQPGETNLWKIRLQLMKPITWIPLIWGVVCGAASSGQYTWSLEHVLIAAACMLLSGPLLAGYTQTINDFYDRDIDAINEPYRPIPSGAISIPQVVTQITVLLAGGIALAYVLDLWAGHSFPTITVLAIGGSFLSYIYSAPPLKLKKNGWLGNYALGASYIALPWWAGHALFGDLNWKIVVLTLFYSLAGLGIAVVNDFKSVEGDRQLGLKSLPVMFGVSTAAWICVLMIDVFQLGVAGYLMAIQQNLYAVLLILLVIPQITFQDMYFLRDPLQNDVKYQASAQPFLVLGMLVTALALGHALV
- a CDS encoding S1 domain-containing protein, coding for MSLQHKLLASTTLLAVFGVGCAHSASASPLPTESDQFFSQVTSVSNTANTTNTIDITTRMAGRVISVFGEEYVRVRLDNGETRLVPIRNDAFATRRIIPGSSVIVTMRGNRIVNVARASEADLIALEEEQRRQETAVRPTTPETIVQTERIEQEQVVEQPVIEQRRPVFTQQPQVTPAPQPVRPVRAMW